A region of Selenomonadales bacterium 4137-cl DNA encodes the following proteins:
- the ileS gene encoding isoleucine--tRNA ligase produces the protein MDYSKTLNLPQTDFPMRAGLPEREPELLAYWEKNDIYNKKLAASKGKTKFILHDGPPYANGSIHIGTALNKVLKDIIVKYKSLRGYDAPYVPGWDTHGMPIEHAAIKILGLNRHELKALDLRRECKQYALKCLDMQREDFKRLGVQGDWDNPYVTLHPSFEAKQIGVFGAMAKKGYIYKGLKAVYWCTTCETALAEAEIEYAEKKSHSIYVKFPLIDDKGNLPVGVDAANVYCVIWTTTPWTLPANTGIAVHPEFDYVWVQFGSEVYLMAAELVKTVAEANKLGEYTLLGEPMKGETLAGMLFSHPFFDRESRVVTGDYVTLDAGTGCVHTAPGHGVEDFGTGVKFGLPVINPVDHAGKFTAEGGMFKGMFVEDANVPILKEVAQRGLLLGKGSLRHQYAHCWRCKSPVIYRATEQWFASVEGFREAALAAIDDVQWIPPWGEERMHNMVADRQDWCISRQRVWGVPIPIFYCKECGEHVVNDETIGAVQELFGREGSDAWWKYEAAEILPAGFKCPHCSHGEFRKETDIMDVWFDSGSSWAAVAEVRPELEWPTSMYLEGSDQHRGWFQSSLLTSVATRGQAPYRSVLTHGFVVDGEGRKMSKSLGNVIYPQEVIKQYGAEILRLWVASADYKTDIRISNDILKQLAEVYRKIRNTFRFILGNLAGFDPDRDRVEYEELLEIDRWALLRLERVRQKVTKAYDDYEFHLLYHTVHNFCAVDLSAFYLDILKDRLYTSVPGSVERRAAQTAMYDILVTLVAMLSPVLSFTTEEAWQHMPKAKGMPESVQMVLWPQERRDWLDAGLEAKWDKILALRGEITKALENARRAKTIGHSLDAAVELWADGDDYRHLMAVKDDLATILIVSQVKVTEGTQRAPQDAYRAEELALAVAVAPAGGAKCERCWIYSESVGADAEHAALCPRCAAVVKQL, from the coding sequence ATGGATTACAGCAAGACTTTGAATTTGCCGCAGACGGATTTTCCGATGCGGGCTGGTTTGCCGGAGCGGGAGCCTGAGCTTCTGGCGTACTGGGAGAAGAACGATATTTATAATAAGAAGCTGGCGGCGTCAAAGGGCAAGACGAAGTTCATCCTCCACGACGGGCCTCCGTACGCGAACGGCAGCATCCATATCGGTACGGCGCTGAATAAGGTGCTGAAGGATATTATCGTGAAGTATAAGTCGCTGCGCGGCTACGACGCGCCGTACGTTCCCGGCTGGGATACGCACGGGATGCCGATCGAGCATGCGGCGATCAAGATTCTCGGCCTTAACCGCCATGAGCTGAAGGCTCTCGATCTGCGGCGCGAGTGCAAGCAGTACGCGCTGAAGTGCCTGGATATGCAGCGGGAGGATTTCAAGCGCCTGGGGGTGCAGGGCGACTGGGACAATCCGTACGTGACGCTTCATCCGTCGTTCGAGGCCAAGCAGATCGGCGTTTTCGGCGCGATGGCGAAGAAGGGTTACATTTACAAGGGTCTGAAGGCGGTTTATTGGTGCACGACGTGCGAGACGGCGCTGGCCGAGGCGGAGATCGAGTATGCGGAGAAGAAGTCGCATTCGATTTACGTTAAGTTTCCGCTGATCGACGATAAGGGCAATCTGCCGGTCGGGGTGGATGCCGCGAATGTATACTGCGTGATCTGGACGACTACGCCGTGGACGCTGCCGGCGAATACGGGGATCGCGGTTCATCCGGAGTTCGATTATGTGTGGGTTCAGTTCGGCAGCGAGGTTTACCTGATGGCGGCCGAGCTGGTGAAGACGGTGGCCGAGGCGAATAAGCTCGGCGAGTATACGCTGCTGGGCGAGCCGATGAAGGGCGAGACGCTGGCGGGGATGCTGTTCAGCCACCCGTTCTTTGACCGCGAGTCGCGGGTGGTGACCGGCGATTATGTGACGCTGGACGCGGGCACGGGCTGCGTGCATACCGCTCCCGGGCACGGGGTGGAGGACTTCGGTACGGGGGTCAAGTTCGGTCTGCCGGTGATCAATCCGGTGGATCACGCCGGTAAGTTCACGGCCGAGGGCGGCATGTTCAAGGGGATGTTCGTGGAGGACGCGAATGTGCCGATTCTGAAGGAGGTGGCCCAGCGGGGCCTGCTGCTGGGCAAGGGGTCGCTCCGCCACCAGTACGCGCACTGCTGGCGGTGCAAGAGCCCGGTGATTTACCGGGCGACGGAGCAGTGGTTCGCGTCGGTGGAGGGCTTCCGCGAGGCTGCGCTGGCGGCGATCGACGATGTGCAGTGGATTCCGCCGTGGGGCGAGGAGCGGATGCATAATATGGTGGCCGACCGCCAGGACTGGTGTATTTCCCGCCAGCGGGTGTGGGGCGTGCCGATCCCGATTTTCTATTGCAAGGAATGCGGCGAGCATGTGGTGAACGATGAGACGATCGGCGCGGTGCAGGAGCTTTTCGGCCGCGAGGGGTCGGATGCGTGGTGGAAGTACGAGGCGGCGGAGATTCTGCCGGCCGGCTTCAAGTGCCCGCACTGCAGCCACGGGGAATTCCGCAAGGAGACGGATATCATGGACGTGTGGTTCGACAGCGGGTCGAGCTGGGCGGCGGTGGCCGAGGTGCGGCCTGAGCTGGAATGGCCGACGTCGATGTATCTGGAGGGCAGCGATCAGCATCGCGGCTGGTTCCAGTCGTCGCTTTTAACGTCGGTGGCGACGCGCGGCCAGGCGCCTTACCGTTCGGTGCTGACCCACGGGTTCGTGGTGGACGGCGAGGGCCGGAAGATGTCGAAGTCGCTGGGTAATGTGATTTATCCGCAGGAGGTCATCAAGCAGTACGGGGCGGAGATCCTTCGTCTGTGGGTGGCGTCGGCGGATTACAAGACCGATATCCGCATTTCTAATGACATCCTGAAACAGCTTGCCGAGGTTTACCGCAAGATCCGCAACACTTTCCGCTTTATCCTCGGCAATCTGGCCGGGTTCGACCCCGACAGGGACCGGGTGGAGTACGAGGAGCTGCTGGAGATCGACCGCTGGGCGCTGCTGCGGCTGGAGCGGGTGCGCCAGAAGGTGACGAAGGCGTACGACGATTACGAGTTTCATCTTTTGTATCATACGGTGCACAATTTCTGCGCCGTCGATCTGTCGGCGTTTTATCTCGATATCCTCAAAGACCGCCTGTATACGTCGGTGCCGGGCTCGGTGGAGCGGCGGGCGGCGCAGACGGCGATGTACGATATCCTGGTGACGCTGGTGGCGATGCTTTCGCCGGTGCTGTCGTTTACGACCGAGGAGGCCTGGCAGCATATGCCGAAGGCCAAGGGTATGCCGGAGAGCGTGCAGATGGTGCTGTGGCCCCAGGAGCGGCGCGACTGGCTGGATGCCGGCCTGGAGGCGAAGTGGGATAAGATTCTGGCGCTCCGCGGCGAGATCACGAAGGCGCTGGAGAACGCCCGCCGGGCGAAGACGATCGGCCATTCACTGGATGCGGCGGTCGAGCTGTGGGCGGACGGCGACGATTACCGCCACCTGATGGCGGTGAAGGACGATCTGGCGACCATTCTGATCGTGTCGCAGGTGAAGGTGACCGAGGGAACTCAGCGGGCTCCCCAGGACGCTTACCGCGCCGAGGAGTTGGCGCTGGCGGTGGCGGTGGCGCCGGCCGGCGGCGCGAAGTGCGAGCGGTGCTGGATCTACAGCGAGAGTGTGGGCGCCGACGCCGAGCACGCGGCGCTGTGCCCAAGGTGCGCGGCCGTAGTGAAGCAGTTGTAG
- a CDS encoding DUF167 domain-containing protein, whose translation MDFAALDVREGPEGVTFRVRVQPRASRSAVTGLAGDAVRVALTSPPVEGAANAACAALFAELLRVAKSRVSIVAGLKSRDKTVRVAGVGKAAFFAALATVKFD comes from the coding sequence GTGGATTTTGCGGCGCTGGATGTAAGAGAGGGGCCGGAGGGCGTGACTTTCCGGGTGCGGGTGCAGCCGCGCGCGTCGCGTTCCGCCGTTACCGGCCTGGCGGGGGACGCCGTCCGGGTGGCGCTGACGTCGCCGCCGGTGGAGGGCGCAGCTAACGCCGCGTGTGCGGCGTTGTTCGCCGAGCTGCTGAGGGTGGCCAAGAGCCGGGTGAGCATCGTGGCCGGGCTGAAGAGCCGGGATAAGACGGTGCGGGTGGCCGGCGTGGGCAAGGCGGCTTTTTTCGCTGCGCTGGCGACGGTAAAGTTTGACTAA
- a CDS encoding DivIVA domain-containing protein, translating into MLTPLDIHNKEFKRGFRGYSEEEVDGFLDEVVKDYEKLYRENIELKETLDRVNSKLEHYQHMENTLHSTLVIAQETAEEVKLNARKESELQIKEAEIRGQKLVDEAMSKVRRLHGEYEELQKQYQIYRTRMRTLLQAQLEMLQKAEEDDN; encoded by the coding sequence ATGCTTACACCGCTGGATATTCACAACAAAGAATTCAAACGCGGCTTCCGCGGCTATAGTGAGGAAGAGGTGGACGGCTTTCTCGACGAGGTTGTCAAGGATTACGAGAAGCTGTACCGCGAGAACATCGAGCTGAAGGAGACGCTCGACCGGGTGAACAGCAAGCTTGAGCATTACCAGCATATGGAGAATACGCTCCACAGCACGCTGGTGATCGCGCAGGAGACGGCCGAGGAGGTTAAGCTGAACGCCCGCAAGGAGAGCGAGCTGCAGATCAAGGAGGCCGAGATCCGCGGCCAGAAGCTGGTGGACGAGGCGATGTCGAAGGTTCGCCGCTTGCATGGCGAGTATGAGGAGTTGCAGAAGCAGTACCAGATTTACCGGACGCGGATGCGCACGCTGCTGCAGGCCCAGCTGGAGATGCTGCAGAAAGCGGAAGAGGACGATAACTAG
- a CDS encoding YlmH/Sll1252 family protein, which yields MSEREKILRFYRASGESDLAARLVDLAEGALKSRRYKVSEFLDPFGYSIAETVAAHYPRVKLEADGGYQGAERVRAAFVEEDFRGTPDFELAALAAEVDVRYWSISHRDVLGAVLALGVKREVVGDIVMGGRGCQIVCDAALAGFIKDNLRKIGAAPVELAPIALADIAPREEKVKEIRATVASLRLDTIAAAGYGTSRSQMTEEIEAAKVKVNWQDAKGPAQTIKAGDVISMRGRGRVEVVEILGQTKKGRTSIYLKRFI from the coding sequence ATGAGCGAACGGGAAAAGATTCTGCGCTTTTACCGCGCGAGCGGCGAGTCGGATCTGGCCGCGCGGCTGGTGGATCTGGCCGAGGGCGCTTTGAAGAGCAGACGGTATAAGGTGAGCGAGTTTCTCGATCCTTTCGGCTACAGCATCGCCGAGACGGTGGCCGCCCATTACCCGCGGGTGAAGCTGGAGGCGGACGGCGGCTATCAGGGAGCGGAACGGGTCCGGGCCGCGTTTGTGGAGGAGGATTTTCGCGGCACGCCGGATTTCGAGCTGGCGGCCCTGGCGGCGGAGGTGGATGTGCGCTATTGGAGCATCAGCCACCGCGATGTGCTGGGGGCGGTGCTGGCTCTGGGCGTGAAGCGCGAGGTGGTGGGCGATATCGTCATGGGCGGCCGCGGCTGCCAGATCGTCTGCGACGCGGCGCTGGCCGGGTTTATCAAGGACAATCTGCGTAAGATCGGGGCGGCGCCGGTGGAGCTAGCGCCGATCGCGCTGGCCGATATTGCGCCCCGCGAGGAGAAGGTTAAGGAGATCCGGGCGACGGTGGCGTCGCTCAGGCTGGATACGATCGCGGCAGCCGGCTACGGGACTTCGCGCAGCCAGATGACGGAGGAGATCGAGGCCGCGAAGGTGAAGGTGAACTGGCAGGACGCCAAGGGCCCCGCGCAGACGATCAAGGCGGGGGATGTCATCTCGATGCGCGGCCGTGGCCGGGTCGAGGTGGTGGAGATCCTCGGCCAGACGAAGAAGGGCCGGACGAGCATTTATTTGAAGAGGTTTATTTAG
- the proC gene encoding pyrroline-5-carboxylate reductase translates to MLKDKRFLFVGGGAMAEALVRGMLQAGLVEAGQLTVCDVAAERLDYLARTYAVATARDSAAAAAAGPDVLFLTVKPQVIGEVLATLAPAVAKSTLVVSVAAGVKLAALEEMLPELRVVRVMPNTPVAVGAGMSAIALGRHATERDGETAAALFASVGRVVTVKEDAMDAVTGLSGSGPAFAYVMIDALADAGVRVGLPRQTAIALAAQTLYGAAKMVLETGEHPAKLRDMVTSPAGTTIAGVHVLEQKGVRAALIDAVVAAAERSREMGQKHK, encoded by the coding sequence ATGTTGAAGGATAAGAGGTTTTTATTTGTCGGCGGCGGCGCGATGGCCGAGGCGCTGGTGCGCGGGATGCTGCAGGCCGGCTTGGTCGAGGCCGGGCAGCTGACGGTATGCGATGTGGCGGCTGAGCGCCTTGATTATTTGGCCAGGACGTATGCGGTGGCGACGGCGCGGGATTCGGCCGCGGCGGCCGCTGCCGGGCCGGATGTGCTGTTCCTGACGGTGAAGCCGCAGGTTATCGGCGAGGTGCTGGCGACGCTTGCGCCCGCGGTGGCGAAGTCGACGCTGGTGGTGTCGGTGGCCGCGGGGGTCAAGCTTGCGGCGCTCGAAGAGATGCTGCCGGAGCTGCGGGTCGTGCGGGTTATGCCGAATACGCCGGTGGCGGTGGGGGCGGGAATGAGCGCGATCGCGCTCGGCCGCCACGCGACGGAGCGGGACGGCGAGACGGCCGCGGCGCTGTTTGCGTCGGTGGGCCGGGTGGTGACGGTGAAAGAGGACGCCATGGACGCGGTGACCGGGTTGTCGGGCAGCGGTCCGGCGTTTGCATATGTGATGATCGATGCGCTGGCGGACGCCGGGGTGCGGGTGGGTTTACCCCGCCAGACGGCGATCGCGCTGGCCGCGCAGACGCTCTACGGGGCGGCGAAGATGGTGCTGGAGACGGGCGAACACCCGGCGAAGCTCAGGGATATGGTTACGTCGCCCGCGGGTACGACGATCGCCGGGGTGCACGTGCTGGAGCAAAAGGGTGTCCGGGCCGCGCTGATCGACGCGGTGGTGGCGGCGGCGGAGCGCTCGCGCGAGATGGGGCAGAAGCATAAATGA
- a CDS encoding cell division protein SepF — translation MKFMEKVWGSLGLFEPVETVEEDQQQQQRPRQEEPESKGKKGGNIVNLPTAQPKQMKVMVVEPFVFDDAQHVADHLKNRKPVVINLENTDKEVAKRMIDFISGTTYALGGTIQKIGNNIFLCAPNNVDVAYNSREESLERMILPWNSKQ, via the coding sequence GTGAAATTTATGGAGAAGGTTTGGGGCAGCCTGGGTCTTTTCGAGCCGGTGGAGACGGTGGAGGAGGACCAGCAGCAACAGCAGCGCCCCCGCCAGGAGGAGCCCGAGAGCAAGGGTAAGAAGGGTGGGAATATCGTGAATTTGCCGACAGCCCAACCCAAGCAGATGAAGGTTATGGTGGTGGAGCCGTTCGTGTTTGACGACGCCCAGCATGTGGCCGACCATCTGAAGAACCGCAAGCCGGTGGTTATCAACCTGGAGAATACGGATAAGGAAGTGGCCAAGCGGATGATCGATTTCATCAGCGGCACGACGTATGCTCTCGGGGGGACGATCCAGAAGATTGGCAATAATATTTTTTTGTGCGCGCCCAATAATGTCGATGTTGCTTACAACAGCCGCGAGGAGAGCCTGGAGCGGATGATCCTGCCCTGGAACAGTAAGCAGTAG
- a CDS encoding YggS family pyridoxal phosphate-dependent enzyme, with amino-acid sequence MSIAENLALVRHNVDLAVARRREAPVTGPLVKVVAVTKNHSADEVREALAAGAAALGENRVQEATAKAALLPPAEWHLIGHLQTNKVRQAVPLFTLIHSLDSEKLALEVERVAAKAGKRQDVLIQVNVAGEDTKSGIAPGGLTDLARLVSGLEHLRLCGLMTMAPFYEDAELARPVFRELYGMYADLKAAALPNTAIEWLSMGMTNDYSVAVEEGANLVRVGTAIFGPRHY; translated from the coding sequence ATGTCTATCGCCGAAAACCTGGCTCTCGTCAGGCATAACGTCGACCTTGCGGTGGCCCGCCGGCGGGAAGCGCCGGTGACGGGGCCGCTGGTGAAGGTGGTGGCGGTGACGAAGAATCACTCCGCCGACGAGGTGCGCGAGGCGCTGGCGGCCGGGGCCGCGGCGCTGGGCGAGAACCGGGTGCAGGAGGCGACGGCGAAGGCCGCGCTGCTGCCGCCGGCCGAGTGGCACCTGATCGGCCATCTGCAGACGAATAAGGTCCGCCAGGCGGTGCCGCTTTTCACGCTGATCCATTCGCTGGACAGCGAGAAGCTGGCGCTGGAGGTGGAGCGGGTGGCGGCCAAGGCCGGCAAGCGCCAGGATGTGCTTATCCAGGTAAATGTGGCTGGGGAGGATACGAAGTCGGGCATAGCGCCCGGCGGTTTGACGGACCTGGCCAGGCTGGTGAGCGGCCTGGAGCATTTGAGGCTGTGCGGCTTGATGACGATGGCGCCTTTTTACGAGGATGCCGAGCTGGCCCGGCCGGTTTTCCGGGAGCTATATGGGATGTACGCCGACCTGAAGGCGGCCGCTCTGCCGAATACGGCGATCGAGTGGCTGTCGATGGGGATGACGAATGATTACAGCGTCGCGGTGGAGGAGGGGGCCAACCTGGTGCGCGTGGGTACGGCCATCTTCGGTCCGCGTCATTACTAA
- a CDS encoding carboxymuconolactone decarboxylase family protein, whose amino-acid sequence MKELEQILTRRAANRERLEKEAPDLFGGFNELMKYYYKPGALTRRDKELMAVAASVATRCIPCLGNHLNNAIAAGATREQAFEAASIGVEFGGGPSFVVVRDHMPGMLDEIFAAKQP is encoded by the coding sequence ATGAAAGAACTCGAACAAATCCTCACCCGCCGAGCGGCCAACCGCGAGCGCCTCGAAAAGGAAGCCCCCGACCTTTTCGGCGGCTTCAACGAACTGATGAAGTACTACTACAAACCCGGCGCCCTCACCCGCCGCGACAAAGAACTCATGGCCGTCGCCGCCTCAGTCGCCACCCGCTGCATCCCCTGCCTCGGCAACCACCTCAACAACGCCATCGCCGCCGGCGCCACCCGCGAACAAGCCTTCGAAGCCGCCTCCATCGGCGTCGAATTCGGCGGCGGCCCCTCTTTCGTCGTCGTCCGCGACCACATGCCCGGCATGCTCGACGAAATCTTCGCCGCCAAACAGCCCTGA
- a CDS encoding PAS domain-containing protein: protein MKRSFKNPPVRGDAPFPGDPAALLDALPLGVLITDKEGRTLHANLLAHGLPDEAAHAVERILAKVKNSQPALETVELAKPDGRQLNLLISATALRDRRGEFAGAVVAIGDISREREQEREAARRNTQLESLLRHAPMGIALIDENLRYTAFTSVPEPLGQPRQVMNGGKIEDSVKPHHSPEVAAEVIKLHKTVLETGIPAKGTGWRFTRPDGSHYYADWELRRVSDGSKVLGLIGTAVDVTPHIETRNELEKLKDNLEQTVKERTAELARANATVATILETIADGYFATDAAWRVTYFNRTAELLTGIAGSKITGKRLWDTIPATPTFREPLRRVMADRRPEYFETAELHRGKWLEFSVYPSADGGLIVSLRDITARKTTEQELLRLCSLDLVGQMAAGISHEVRNPLTTVKGFLQLLARKPSYAGDKDVLELMISEIDRATGIITQFLSVAKTTPGEAVVADLNAIIANLHPLLESACLEHGKNLVLCTDQAIPTQLVNEKEIRQLLLNLVNNAIEAMQTKGRQVTVGTVRLSRREAALFVRDEGTGIPADITAKIGTPFMTTKDKGTGLGLATCYAIARRNNASVEFTTSPAGTTFSVRFKAGR from the coding sequence TTGAAACGGTCTTTTAAAAACCCTCCCGTCCGCGGAGATGCTCCCTTCCCCGGCGACCCCGCCGCCCTCCTCGACGCCCTGCCGCTCGGCGTCCTCATCACCGACAAAGAAGGCCGCACCCTCCATGCCAACCTTCTGGCGCACGGCCTCCCCGACGAAGCCGCGCACGCCGTCGAAAGAATCCTCGCCAAAGTAAAAAACAGCCAGCCCGCCTTGGAAACCGTCGAACTCGCCAAGCCGGACGGACGGCAGCTCAACCTCCTCATCTCCGCCACCGCCCTTCGCGACCGCCGAGGCGAATTCGCCGGCGCCGTCGTCGCCATCGGCGATATCTCCAGGGAACGTGAGCAGGAACGGGAAGCCGCCCGCCGCAACACCCAGCTCGAATCCCTCCTCCGCCACGCCCCTATGGGCATCGCCCTCATCGACGAAAACCTCCGCTACACCGCCTTCACCAGCGTCCCCGAGCCTCTTGGCCAGCCTCGCCAGGTCATGAACGGCGGCAAAATCGAAGACAGCGTCAAACCGCATCATTCCCCCGAAGTCGCCGCCGAAGTGATAAAACTCCACAAAACCGTCCTGGAAACAGGCATACCCGCCAAAGGCACGGGCTGGAGATTCACCCGGCCCGACGGCAGCCACTACTACGCCGACTGGGAACTGCGCCGCGTCAGCGACGGCAGCAAAGTCCTCGGCCTCATTGGCACGGCTGTCGACGTCACCCCCCACATCGAAACCCGCAATGAACTCGAAAAACTGAAAGACAACCTCGAGCAAACCGTCAAAGAACGCACCGCCGAACTCGCCCGCGCCAACGCCACCGTGGCCACCATCCTCGAAACCATCGCCGACGGCTACTTCGCCACCGACGCCGCCTGGCGCGTCACCTACTTCAACCGTACGGCCGAACTGCTCACCGGCATCGCCGGCAGCAAAATCACCGGCAAACGCCTGTGGGACACCATCCCCGCCACCCCCACCTTCCGCGAGCCGCTGCGCCGCGTAATGGCCGACCGCCGGCCCGAATACTTCGAAACCGCCGAATTGCACCGCGGCAAATGGCTTGAATTCAGCGTCTACCCGAGCGCCGACGGCGGCCTGATCGTCTCCCTCCGCGACATAACCGCCCGCAAAACGACCGAACAGGAACTCCTCCGCCTCTGCTCCCTCGACCTCGTCGGCCAGATGGCCGCCGGCATCAGCCACGAAGTCCGCAACCCCCTCACAACCGTGAAAGGCTTCCTGCAGCTCTTGGCCCGGAAACCGTCCTACGCCGGCGACAAAGACGTCCTCGAACTGATGATCTCCGAAATCGACCGGGCCACCGGCATCATCACCCAATTCCTGTCCGTCGCCAAGACCACCCCCGGCGAAGCCGTCGTTGCCGACCTCAACGCCATCATCGCCAACCTCCACCCCCTGCTGGAAAGCGCCTGCCTCGAACACGGCAAAAACCTCGTCCTCTGCACCGATCAGGCCATCCCTACCCAACTGGTCAACGAAAAAGAAATCAGGCAACTGCTCCTCAACCTCGTCAACAACGCCATCGAAGCCATGCAGACCAAAGGCCGCCAGGTTACCGTCGGCACCGTCAGGCTTTCCCGCCGCGAAGCCGCGCTGTTCGTCAGAGACGAAGGCACGGGCATCCCCGCCGACATCACCGCCAAAATCGGCACCCCCTTCATGACCACCAAAGACAAAGGCACCGGCCTCGGTCTCGCCACCTGCTACGCCATCGCCCGCCGCAACAACGCCTCCGTCGAATTCACCACCTCGCCCGCCGGCACCACCTTCTCCGTCCGCTTCAAAGCCGGGCGATAA
- a CDS encoding CBO0543 family protein has product MAFTEQIITITSAAIALLLLIFAVDWRYFRDWVVVFLFKCTVDFLWGSAVVSLKLIEYPDRLFPRYYDTSILFEIWVFPVLCILYNQLTRTRGLTAAVGYALLFSAGITALEYPLEYYTNLIEYKNWTWFTSFYTITATFLISRAFIAFYRWGCDRFTPRRY; this is encoded by the coding sequence GTGGCATTCACCGAGCAGATCATCACAATAACATCGGCGGCGATAGCCCTCCTCCTGCTCATCTTCGCCGTCGACTGGCGCTACTTCCGCGACTGGGTCGTAGTCTTCCTCTTCAAATGCACCGTCGATTTCCTCTGGGGCAGCGCCGTCGTCTCCCTCAAGCTGATCGAATACCCGGACCGCCTCTTCCCCCGCTATTATGACACCAGCATCCTCTTCGAAATATGGGTATTTCCCGTCCTCTGCATCCTTTACAACCAACTCACCCGCACACGCGGCCTTACGGCCGCCGTCGGCTACGCCCTCCTGTTCAGCGCCGGCATCACCGCCCTCGAATACCCCCTCGAATACTACACCAACCTTATCGAGTACAAAAACTGGACCTGGTTCACCTCCTTCTACACCATCACCGCCACCTTTCTCATATCCCGCGCCTTCATCGCCTTTTACCGGTGGGGGTGCGACCGCTTCACCCCCCGACGGTACTGA